In one Neobacillus sp. WH10 genomic region, the following are encoded:
- a CDS encoding CAP-associated domain-containing protein, producing MVRFFAILSCIFLLYFSGPIIEQKFANSDSVKAIDQVQSKINEIKTNPEILTTINTLSEKMQQLLKQLDLHLKELPLTQQKDEPTNREKTNLKTPTEQIFSIHNVELGETKEDIEHILGPANRSSLNEYGAKWYTYHDKYRDFFMVMYDEKNKAAGLYTNQDLITSANGIKLGSSKENVRAKLGEPLTNIQKGLTIYQLQKNSDYDVYLLDGVYVTIFYDKHENNTITAMQLIDKDIEQKKHELYSEASTELKEGFEYQLFDLTNASRAEHKLPILSWDNRVRETARNHSTDMAVNQYFDHTNLKGQSPFDRMKEDHIIFYLAGENLAYGQFSSIFAHEGLMNSLGHRKNILRNGYEYLGVGVAFNEQSQPYYTENFYAK from the coding sequence ATGGTTCGATTTTTTGCTATACTATCATGCATATTTTTACTATATTTTTCAGGACCTATTATTGAACAAAAGTTTGCGAATTCTGATTCTGTTAAGGCGATTGATCAAGTTCAATCTAAAATAAATGAAATCAAAACCAACCCAGAAATACTTACAACCATCAATACTCTATCCGAAAAGATGCAACAATTATTAAAACAGCTTGATCTTCATTTAAAAGAACTTCCGCTAACACAACAAAAAGATGAACCGACAAACAGAGAAAAAACAAACTTAAAAACCCCGACCGAGCAAATCTTTTCGATTCATAATGTTGAACTCGGTGAGACAAAAGAAGATATTGAACACATATTAGGACCGGCAAACCGTTCTTCCCTAAACGAATATGGGGCAAAATGGTATACCTACCATGACAAATATCGAGACTTTTTTATGGTTATGTATGATGAAAAAAATAAAGCAGCCGGTTTATACACGAACCAGGATTTAATTACGTCCGCCAATGGGATTAAGTTAGGAAGCTCGAAAGAAAATGTACGAGCAAAACTGGGGGAACCACTTACCAACATACAAAAAGGATTGACGATTTATCAATTACAAAAAAATAGCGATTATGATGTGTACCTACTTGATGGTGTATATGTAACTATTTTTTACGATAAACACGAGAACAATACTATTACAGCGATGCAATTAATCGACAAAGACATTGAACAAAAGAAACATGAACTATATTCCGAAGCAAGTACGGAATTAAAAGAAGGCTTTGAATACCAGTTATTTGATTTAACGAATGCCTCACGAGCTGAACACAAGCTTCCTATTCTCTCATGGGATAACCGTGTCAGGGAAACTGCCCGTAATCATAGTACGGATATGGCTGTCAATCAGTATTTTGATCACACAAACCTTAAAGGACAATCACCGTTTGATCGAATGAAGGAAGATCATATCATCTTTTATTTGGCCGGGGAAAACCTTGCCTACGGACAGTTTAGCAGCATCTTTGCCCACGAGGGTTTAATGAACTCACTCGGCCATAGAAAGAATATATTGCGTAATGGATATGAGTATTTAGGTGTGGGCGTTGCCTTTAATGAACAATCACAGCCCTACTACACTGAAAACTTTTATGCTAAATAG
- a CDS encoding protein adenylyltransferase SelO, giving the protein MNKEKGWNFDNSYARLPKSFFTSHNPTPVRAPKLIILNEPLAATLGLNVEELQSEDGVAVFAGNRIPDGASPLAQAYAGHQFGHFTMLGDGRAVLLGEQTTPSDERVDIQLKGPGRTPYSRGGDGRAALGPMLREYIISEAMHALGIPTTRSLAVVTTGEPVIRETALPGAILTRVAASHLRVGTFQFVAKWGSDEELQILADYTIKRHYPEIEADKNRYLSLLQEVIKRQAALIAKWQLVGFIHGVMNTDNMTISGETIDYGPCAFMDAYDPETVFSSIDRQGRYAYGNQPYMAGWNLARFAETLLPLLHDKQEQAVELAQDAISNFSKLYQVNWLEGMRAKLGIFNEEIEDESLINDLLTLMEKNQADYTNTLNALTFDKPEETGLVGIPEFSQWNELWQARLSRQEESKASVQQLMRNSNPAVIPRNHRVEEALEAAVEQGDYSVMERLLNVLSKPYTYTPEKKEYCTLPAPSNQPYRTFCGT; this is encoded by the coding sequence ATGAATAAAGAAAAAGGATGGAACTTTGATAATAGTTATGCACGTCTACCGAAATCATTTTTTACCAGTCACAATCCAACCCCAGTCCGTGCACCGAAGCTGATCATTCTCAATGAACCTTTGGCTGCAACCCTCGGGTTGAACGTTGAAGAACTGCAAAGCGAAGATGGTGTAGCGGTGTTTGCAGGAAACCGGATTCCTGATGGTGCTTCACCACTTGCTCAGGCTTATGCGGGACATCAATTCGGGCATTTTACGATGTTAGGCGACGGCCGTGCCGTGCTGCTTGGGGAACAGACCACTCCCTCGGATGAACGGGTAGATATTCAGCTTAAGGGTCCTGGTAGAACCCCATATTCCCGCGGAGGGGATGGTCGTGCGGCCCTTGGACCGATGCTTCGAGAATACATCATCAGCGAAGCTATGCATGCGCTTGGAATTCCTACGACCCGTAGTCTAGCAGTTGTGACTACAGGAGAGCCCGTCATCCGCGAAACAGCTTTACCTGGTGCCATTCTTACCCGGGTGGCCGCTAGTCATCTGCGCGTTGGTACTTTTCAATTCGTAGCAAAGTGGGGCTCAGATGAGGAACTTCAGATCCTAGCCGATTACACAATAAAGCGCCATTATCCAGAAATTGAAGCGGATAAGAATCGATATCTTTCGCTGCTTCAGGAAGTAATCAAGCGTCAGGCTGCACTGATTGCCAAATGGCAATTGGTTGGTTTTATTCATGGAGTAATGAATACCGACAATATGACCATTAGCGGAGAAACGATCGATTATGGTCCTTGCGCGTTTATGGATGCTTATGACCCAGAAACGGTATTCAGTTCCATTGATAGACAAGGCCGCTATGCCTATGGCAATCAGCCTTATATGGCCGGCTGGAATCTTGCGCGATTTGCTGAAACTCTTTTGCCGCTGCTACATGACAAACAGGAGCAGGCTGTCGAATTGGCACAGGATGCGATTTCAAATTTTTCTAAGTTATATCAAGTAAATTGGCTCGAGGGAATGAGAGCGAAGCTGGGAATATTTAATGAAGAGATTGAAGATGAATCGCTTATAAATGACCTTCTTACTTTGATGGAGAAAAATCAAGCAGACTATACCAATACCCTCAACGCATTAACTTTTGATAAGCCGGAAGAAACAGGTTTGGTTGGGATACCAGAATTTTCTCAGTGGAATGAGTTGTGGCAGGCGAGACTAAGCAGGCAGGAGGAATCGAAAGCCTCCGTGCAACAATTAATGCGAAACAGCAATCCTGCGGTTATACCTCGAAACCACAGGGTAGAAGAGGCACTAGAAGCTGCAGTGGAACAAGGAGATTACAGTGTAATGGAGAGGCTGCTTAATGTTCTTTCAAAGCCTTACACGTATACCCCTGAAAAGAAAGAATACTGCACATTGCCTGCGCCATCAAACCAGCCTTACCGAACCTTTTGCGGTACCTGA
- a CDS encoding S8 family serine peptidase: MTIKKGFLAGAIGLTLCASTVFASGAGVGHAQSVEKKYIVVFKDDAKLPSGYEDLLKKAGGQVQHKLEKLGAVEVSSSNPDFLKEVKKSSIVSEAGAENKVYAEAPAAEATVSFEDAASVKPDLYEKYQWDIKQVTNNGESWNLPGGTGKPVSGEDIVVAVIDTGIDYTHPDLKANYAYGKSFVPGYSDPKDENGHGTHVAGSIAAKGRTIGVGPDLKVASYRVFGPTGEASTANIAEALMTAADDNVDVVNMSLGGYDWFQDPETATKDVVADVQMFNRAITYAIKKGVTVVGSAGNNGVDISSPGKLSGDNKGATHRSPSSQNLIRVSAGGKLKNLAYYSNYGVGKIDVMAPGGDLGPNYNPETKEGRDNSYLCYATVPGGWGYKGGTSMAAPKVAALAGVIIAQHGKDKLNPAQVKHIILNSSEDVFKPGYDEKSGQGLINAVSALK, encoded by the coding sequence ATGACAATTAAAAAAGGATTTTTAGCAGGGGCTATTGGCCTAACGTTGTGTGCATCTACAGTTTTTGCTAGTGGTGCTGGTGTAGGACATGCCCAATCAGTAGAAAAGAAATACATAGTAGTTTTTAAAGATGATGCAAAACTACCATCAGGTTATGAGGATTTACTTAAAAAAGCTGGCGGTCAGGTACAACATAAGCTGGAAAAATTAGGGGCTGTTGAGGTATCCTCTAGCAATCCTGATTTCCTAAAGGAAGTTAAAAAGTCTTCAATCGTGTCTGAAGCTGGAGCAGAAAACAAAGTTTATGCTGAGGCACCAGCTGCGGAAGCAACGGTTTCCTTTGAGGATGCCGCATCTGTTAAGCCGGATCTATATGAAAAATATCAATGGGATATTAAACAAGTTACAAATAATGGAGAATCATGGAACCTTCCTGGAGGTACAGGAAAGCCAGTTTCTGGGGAAGATATTGTCGTTGCAGTAATCGATACAGGCATTGACTATACCCACCCAGACTTAAAAGCAAATTATGCTTACGGGAAGTCATTTGTTCCAGGGTATTCAGATCCTAAGGACGAAAATGGCCATGGTACACACGTTGCGGGTTCAATTGCAGCAAAAGGAAGAACAATAGGAGTGGGACCTGACCTAAAAGTGGCTTCTTATCGTGTCTTTGGTCCTACCGGTGAAGCTTCCACTGCTAATATTGCTGAAGCATTGATGACTGCTGCTGATGATAATGTTGATGTTGTAAATATGTCATTAGGCGGCTATGATTGGTTCCAGGATCCTGAAACTGCAACAAAAGATGTTGTTGCAGATGTGCAAATGTTTAATCGAGCAATTACTTATGCAATCAAAAAAGGTGTTACGGTTGTTGGATCTGCTGGGAATAATGGCGTAGATATAAGCAGCCCTGGAAAACTTTCAGGTGATAATAAAGGTGCAACACATAGAAGCCCGAGTAGTCAGAATTTGATAAGAGTTTCAGCAGGAGGAAAATTGAAGAATCTGGCATACTACTCAAACTATGGAGTAGGAAAAATTGATGTAATGGCTCCTGGCGGAGATCTAGGCCCTAACTATAATCCTGAAACAAAAGAGGGAAGAGATAACTCTTACCTATGCTATGCTACAGTACCTGGCGGGTGGGGCTATAAAGGAGGTACTTCCATGGCGGCTCCAAAAGTTGCTGCACTTGCCGGCGTTATTATTGCTCAACACGGTAAAGATAAACTAAATCCTGCCCAGGTAAAACACATCATTTTGAACTCTTCTGAAGATGTATTCAAACCAGGATATGATGAAAAGTCCGGTCAGGGATTAATTAATGCAGTTAGCGCATTGAAATAA
- a CDS encoding M4 family metallopeptidase, producing MKKKLIIPVVLSTALLAGTIPFSNVLAKQPEANVIQKWNENANVPIFVKEKHVEKRTTSNATDALNYLEEKKNKIGISNTKTNLKEKTAIKDNLGMTHVRFNQTKNGVPVEGAEVIVHYNEKNEVVAVNGSVNKDVDEGSLNTSPDVSSEKALEAAKSSVEAPAQLQYDPTTELVVYPFEGKNNLAFKVNVNFLGEKPGNWFVFVDAHSGEVIDQYNAIMDADEIKSQTGNGTGVLGAHRLLHISQSKNPNEGTVFQLADYAHEGLGGIFTYDAPTGSLFTSNSASFKTDYDRAAVDAHYNSEKVYDYYLDEHGRNSLDDKGMAIKSFVHFGTNYNNAFWDGRQMTYGDGDGSFMISLSAGLDVAAHEMTHGVTTNTANLQYRFQSGALNEAFSDIFGALIDDANWEIGEDIMGPGAKASGRESLRSLSNPSKYSVGAAYVPYGNGKGKYPSHMNEFYDLPRNLDNGGVHINSSIINHAAYQTAQEIGREKLGKIYYRALTTYLTPTSNFSQARMAIIQSATDLYGEGSSEAAAAASGFDKVGILE from the coding sequence TTGAAGAAGAAGTTAATTATTCCAGTTGTGTTATCAACAGCACTTTTAGCAGGAACCATTCCATTTAGTAATGTACTAGCTAAACAACCTGAGGCAAACGTTATACAAAAATGGAATGAAAATGCGAATGTACCGATTTTTGTTAAAGAGAAGCATGTAGAAAAACGCACTACTAGTAATGCGACTGATGCCCTTAACTATTTAGAAGAAAAGAAAAATAAAATAGGAATCAGTAATACTAAGACGAATTTAAAAGAAAAAACTGCGATAAAAGATAATCTCGGTATGACACATGTTCGTTTTAATCAAACCAAAAATGGAGTACCGGTAGAAGGTGCTGAAGTTATTGTCCACTATAATGAAAAGAATGAGGTAGTCGCGGTAAATGGTTCCGTAAATAAGGATGTAGATGAAGGGTCACTAAATACATCACCAGATGTAAGCAGTGAAAAGGCATTGGAGGCAGCGAAGTCTTCTGTTGAGGCTCCAGCTCAATTACAATATGATCCTACAACTGAACTTGTAGTCTATCCATTTGAGGGGAAAAATAATTTAGCCTTTAAAGTTAATGTCAATTTCCTAGGTGAAAAGCCTGGAAACTGGTTTGTCTTTGTGGATGCACATTCAGGAGAGGTCATTGATCAATATAATGCCATAATGGACGCAGATGAAATCAAATCGCAAACTGGAAATGGGACAGGAGTATTAGGAGCACATAGACTTCTACATATATCTCAAAGTAAAAATCCTAATGAAGGTACAGTCTTTCAATTAGCGGATTATGCCCACGAAGGCTTAGGTGGAATATTTACCTATGATGCACCAACAGGTTCATTATTTACTAGTAATAGTGCATCATTCAAAACGGATTATGACCGGGCTGCAGTCGATGCTCATTATAATTCAGAAAAGGTCTACGACTATTACCTTGATGAACACGGCAGGAATTCGTTAGATGATAAAGGCATGGCCATCAAATCTTTTGTTCATTTTGGAACGAACTATAACAACGCATTTTGGGATGGTCGTCAAATGACATATGGTGATGGAGATGGCTCATTCATGATTTCTCTTTCGGCTGGCCTTGATGTAGCTGCTCATGAAATGACCCATGGCGTTACGACGAATACGGCTAATTTACAATATCGTTTTCAGTCCGGGGCACTAAATGAAGCTTTTTCTGATATCTTTGGTGCATTAATCGATGATGCCAATTGGGAAATTGGCGAAGATATTATGGGTCCTGGTGCCAAAGCTAGCGGCAGAGAATCGTTGCGCAGCTTAAGTAATCCAAGTAAATATTCAGTGGGAGCAGCCTATGTACCGTATGGAAATGGAAAAGGGAAATATCCTTCTCACATGAATGAGTTCTATGATCTTCCACGTAATTTAGATAATGGCGGTGTTCACATTAATTCCTCCATCATCAACCATGCCGCCTACCAAACGGCACAGGAAATTGGACGGGAAAAACTTGGAAAAATTTACTACCGTGCACTAACTACTTACTTAACCCCAACTTCTAATTTTAGTCAGGCCAGAATGGCAATCATTCAATCAGCTACCGACCTTTATGGTGAAGGAAGTTCTGAAGCAGCAGCTGCTGCCAGTGGTTTTGATAAAGTAGGAATTTTAGAATAA
- a CDS encoding FAD-binding oxidoreductase — protein sequence MQKIIIIGAGILGASTAYHLARQSAEVILVDREDSGQATDAAAGIVCPWLSQRRNKAWYQLAKGGARYYPELIAQLEADGEKDTGYKRVGAISLHTDMEKLEQMAERARIRREDAPEIGEIKILSPLETKRLFPPLSEEFGSVYISGGARVNGRALCKALIRSSMKRGVTFLKGNSSLVCKNNRVIGIKLSEKMLFADQVIVTAGAWAYELLQPLGVDFLVKPQKAQIVHLEIPETDTSSWPVVMPPNNQYLLTLENGRVIVGSTHENEAGFDTRVTAGGVNEILSKVLETAPGLANSTFVDTRVGFRPVSPGFLPVAGALPHYEGIFLANGLGASGLTSGPYLGREIAKLVLGRQTEIDLSNYDITGALKA from the coding sequence ATGCAAAAAATAATCATTATTGGTGCAGGGATTCTTGGCGCGTCGACCGCGTATCACCTTGCTAGACAAAGTGCAGAGGTTATCTTAGTTGATCGAGAGGATTCAGGCCAGGCTACTGATGCAGCCGCAGGAATTGTTTGTCCATGGCTTTCGCAGCGGCGCAACAAAGCATGGTATCAGTTGGCAAAAGGCGGAGCTCGTTACTATCCGGAATTAATCGCTCAATTAGAAGCAGACGGAGAAAAAGATACAGGATATAAGCGGGTAGGGGCCATAAGCCTTCATACAGACATGGAAAAACTAGAACAGATGGCCGAGAGAGCGCGAATACGCCGGGAGGATGCACCTGAAATTGGAGAGATTAAGATTTTGTCTCCTTTAGAAACGAAGAGACTTTTTCCACCGTTATCGGAGGAATTTGGTTCCGTTTATATCAGTGGCGGAGCACGCGTAAATGGTAGAGCATTGTGTAAAGCACTGATTAGATCGTCCATGAAGCGCGGGGTCACTTTTCTGAAAGGGAATTCGTCCCTAGTTTGTAAAAATAATCGAGTGATTGGAATTAAGCTCTCTGAAAAAATGTTGTTCGCTGATCAGGTGATTGTAACCGCAGGTGCATGGGCATATGAACTTCTACAGCCACTAGGTGTTGATTTCTTAGTAAAACCTCAAAAAGCGCAAATCGTTCACCTTGAAATTCCTGAAACAGATACGAGCTCTTGGCCAGTTGTCATGCCGCCCAATAATCAATATCTGCTCACATTAGAAAATGGCCGTGTAATTGTCGGCTCAACACACGAAAATGAGGCTGGATTTGACACCCGTGTAACTGCTGGCGGAGTGAATGAAATTTTAAGCAAGGTTTTAGAAACGGCTCCCGGCTTAGCAAATAGTACCTTTGTTGATACACGGGTAGGTTTTCGACCTGTTTCCCCGGGCTTTCTTCCAGTTGCAGGGGCTTTGCCCCATTATGAGGGAATTTTTTTAGCTAATGGTTTAGGGGCATCTGGATTAACAAGTGGACCTTATCTCGGTAGAGAAATAGCCAAACTAGTACTAGGAAGACAAACAGAGATTGATTTGAGTAACTATGATATAACTGGAGCTCTTAAGGCATAA
- a CDS encoding sulfite oxidase codes for MYQSDRIIKEKPHLITRSLYPENQETPIHFLKENVTPSPLTFRRNHFPYPSISIQTYFLTITGHVKTPVTLHYNQIISMPSRTVTSIIECSGNKRAYFEPKVFGEQWTEGAISQGVWKGVPLSHLLSFTGINAGAREVVFLGGDFGLKNGEYVHFERSLPLEKALDPNVIVAWEHNQKLLSPKHGFPFRLIVPGWYGMASVKWLKTIRVLNHHFTGPFQSDDYVYYPHKDQDKDSFPVTTNRVNSIIQQPRDLQILKPGIHEIAGLAWTGEGVITSVEISFDNGETWKTVHLHDTPLKYQWVKWSFSYVFEKNHEYNIMVRAFDSFGRSQPDKAFWNHNGYGYNEVSMVKIQIEK; via the coding sequence TTGTATCAAAGTGATCGTATTATTAAAGAAAAGCCGCACCTGATCACACGTAGTTTATATCCAGAAAACCAGGAGACTCCTATTCACTTTCTAAAAGAAAATGTAACTCCAAGTCCATTAACATTTCGAAGAAATCATTTTCCATATCCTTCGATTTCGATTCAGACTTACTTTCTAACCATCACAGGTCATGTAAAAACCCCTGTTACTTTACATTACAATCAAATCATCTCTATGCCCTCCCGAACCGTGACCTCCATAATAGAATGTTCCGGAAACAAGCGTGCTTATTTCGAGCCAAAGGTATTTGGTGAACAATGGACAGAGGGAGCAATAAGCCAAGGCGTATGGAAGGGGGTACCGCTATCTCATCTCCTATCCTTCACTGGAATCAATGCCGGAGCACGTGAAGTCGTTTTTCTAGGGGGGGATTTCGGACTTAAGAACGGAGAGTACGTTCATTTTGAAAGAAGTCTTCCGCTTGAAAAAGCGTTAGATCCTAATGTAATTGTCGCATGGGAACATAATCAGAAACTGCTTAGTCCAAAACACGGTTTTCCATTTCGATTAATTGTTCCAGGCTGGTATGGGATGGCATCAGTGAAATGGTTAAAAACAATACGTGTATTGAATCATCATTTTACCGGTCCTTTCCAGTCAGATGACTATGTCTATTATCCTCATAAGGATCAAGATAAAGATTCATTTCCTGTGACTACTAACCGTGTTAATTCCATCATTCAACAACCGCGTGACCTGCAAATCCTAAAACCTGGAATACATGAGATAGCTGGTTTAGCTTGGACAGGCGAAGGCGTAATTACTTCTGTTGAGATCAGTTTTGATAATGGAGAAACGTGGAAAACCGTACACCTTCATGACACACCTCTAAAATATCAATGGGTGAAGTGGTCTTTTTCCTATGTTTTCGAAAAAAATCACGAGTACAACATCATGGTACGTGCCTTTGATTCATTTGGCCGATCACAACCTGATAAAGCATTCTGGAATCATAATGGATACGGATATAATGAAGTTTCAATGGTTAAGATACAAATAGAAAAATAG
- a CDS encoding L-serine ammonia-lyase, iron-sulfur-dependent, subunit alpha, giving the protein MGKHKILAVLEKELVIALGCTEPVAIALAAATAKSNASGQIQAISVKASGNIIKNAKSVGIPGMSAKGLEFAAALGAVAGNPNKKLEILDGLTKKDERTALNLIEAGKVTAGQAETPKRLYIEVIVETDQKTSRVVISDNHSNITLIEVDGNAVYLGGCENIGIQTDEEELEALTIDEIYEWVLTADLNDLALVRKSIELNKIIGLEGLSGDYGLNVGKTIKVNVKKGILSDDLATAAMSLAAAGSDARMAGSTLPVMANTGSGNQGIAVTLPVVAAAEKLQVSEERMIRAVALSHLITIHIKSNFGRLSALCGVTAAGMGASGAIVYLLNGGLQQIKAAIQNTIGNVSGMICDGAKAGCAMKVSTCSNVAVQSALLALNHQEIKSTDGFIHDDVEKSIESFCKLGNEGTHQTDELILKLMLEK; this is encoded by the coding sequence ATGGGGAAGCACAAAATATTGGCCGTTTTAGAAAAAGAATTAGTAATTGCACTTGGTTGTACAGAGCCAGTTGCAATTGCATTGGCAGCAGCAACGGCAAAGAGTAATGCAAGTGGTCAAATTCAGGCAATAAGTGTTAAAGCAAGCGGAAATATTATTAAAAATGCAAAATCAGTTGGGATTCCAGGAATGTCGGCAAAAGGTCTTGAATTCGCAGCTGCCCTTGGAGCGGTTGCTGGAAATCCAAATAAAAAATTGGAAATTTTAGATGGGCTCACTAAAAAGGATGAACGGACGGCATTAAATCTCATTGAAGCAGGTAAAGTAACTGCCGGTCAAGCGGAAACACCAAAAAGACTTTATATTGAAGTCATTGTAGAAACAGATCAGAAGACCTCTAGGGTGGTAATTTCTGATAATCATAGCAATATCACCTTAATCGAAGTAGATGGGAATGCTGTGTATCTTGGCGGATGTGAGAATATCGGAATCCAAACCGATGAAGAGGAATTGGAAGCCCTGACAATTGATGAAATATATGAATGGGTGTTAACTGCTGATCTTAACGATTTAGCTCTTGTAAGAAAGAGTATCGAATTAAATAAAATTATAGGATTAGAAGGGCTTTCTGGAGATTATGGTTTAAATGTTGGAAAAACGATAAAAGTAAATGTAAAAAAAGGAATTCTATCTGATGATTTGGCCACTGCGGCAATGTCCCTTGCCGCCGCAGGTTCAGATGCGAGAATGGCAGGTTCAACACTTCCTGTGATGGCGAATACCGGGAGTGGAAATCAGGGTATTGCTGTTACACTTCCTGTTGTTGCCGCAGCCGAAAAGCTGCAAGTATCCGAGGAAAGGATGATTCGAGCTGTTGCCCTTAGCCATCTAATAACCATTCATATCAAATCTAATTTTGGCCGTCTTTCTGCATTATGCGGTGTAACCGCTGCCGGGATGGGGGCGAGTGGAGCGATTGTTTATTTACTAAATGGAGGTCTTCAGCAAATTAAGGCAGCGATTCAAAATACAATTGGCAACGTATCAGGAATGATTTGCGATGGGGCTAAGGCCGGTTGTGCCATGAAGGTCTCAACGTGTTCAAATGTTGCTGTCCAGTCAGCTCTATTAGCACTTAATCATCAAGAAATAAAATCAACTGACGGGTTTATTCACGATGATGTAGAAAAAAGTATTGAAAGCTTCTGCAAACTTGGAAACGAAGGTACACATCAAACAGATGAACTCATTTTAAAATTAATGCTGGAAAAATAA
- a CDS encoding MFS transporter, with translation MNYQKKTVVASVAGLTLEGMDIMFISFAMSMIIAEFHIDLATGGLISSITNLGMLFGGMIFGILADKFGRVRVFTYTILLFAIGTALTGLATNIEQVYIFRFIAGLGAGGEYGIGMALVAEAWPKNKQGRASSYVSVGAQFGVILAALLSAILLPTWGWRGLFFVGIIPVIFAFIVRKNLDESPEWLTSKKGNHLVAKQGKLKQLFATRRTALTTIALAIMATVQIAGYNGLMIWLPSMLQQSQGLSVSSSALWTISTAVGMIAGMLTFGQFMDRLGMKRTYGLFLLASAVAVFLYSYASGSTGVLIGGAIVGFFSNGMFAGYGALISYYYPVEIRSTATNTIFNFGRALGGLSPILVGFILQHATVTIAMGYLAILYCISFMAMISLRKGQVKVKQETITSLTKAV, from the coding sequence GTGAATTATCAGAAAAAAACAGTGGTAGCATCAGTAGCAGGTTTAACATTAGAAGGTATGGACATCATGTTTATTTCCTTTGCCATGTCCATGATCATTGCAGAATTTCATATTGACTTAGCAACTGGTGGACTTATTTCATCCATTACTAATTTGGGAATGTTATTTGGCGGAATGATTTTCGGTATTTTAGCCGATAAGTTTGGAAGAGTTAGAGTTTTTACTTATACGATTCTATTGTTTGCCATTGGTACGGCGTTAACCGGATTGGCAACAAATATTGAACAAGTATACATTTTTAGGTTTATTGCCGGTTTAGGAGCCGGTGGAGAATATGGAATTGGAATGGCGCTTGTTGCAGAAGCATGGCCAAAGAATAAACAAGGACGGGCTTCTTCTTATGTGAGTGTTGGTGCTCAATTTGGTGTGATCCTTGCTGCACTACTAAGTGCGATCCTTCTTCCAACTTGGGGATGGAGGGGATTGTTTTTCGTTGGAATTATCCCTGTTATTTTTGCCTTTATCGTGCGTAAAAACTTAGACGAGTCACCAGAATGGCTGACTTCGAAAAAAGGTAACCATCTAGTAGCAAAACAAGGAAAGTTGAAGCAATTGTTTGCAACAAGAAGAACAGCCCTAACTACAATTGCATTAGCAATAATGGCAACGGTCCAAATTGCAGGCTATAATGGCTTAATGATTTGGCTGCCATCTATGCTGCAACAATCACAAGGGCTTTCGGTTTCAAGTTCTGCCCTTTGGACGATTAGTACGGCTGTTGGGATGATTGCAGGTATGCTGACATTTGGACAATTTATGGATCGTCTTGGAATGAAGAGGACGTATGGACTCTTTTTATTAGCATCGGCCGTGGCTGTATTTCTATATTCCTATGCGTCCGGAAGCACAGGAGTTTTAATTGGCGGTGCCATCGTTGGATTTTTCTCGAATGGAATGTTTGCTGGGTATGGGGCATTAATTAGTTATTATTATCCGGTAGAAATTCGCAGCACAGCAACTAACACGATTTTTAACTTTGGAAGAGCGTTAGGGGGATTATCTCCTATTTTAGTAGGATTCATTCTACAGCACGCTACTGTCACCATTGCAATGGGCTATCTAGCTATCCTTTATTGCATTTCGTTTATGGCTATGATTAGTTTAAGAAAAGGTCAGGTTAAAGTGAAGCAAGAAACCATTACTAGTCTTACTAAAGCTGTATAA